One region of Tachysurus fulvidraco isolate hzauxx_2018 chromosome 9, HZAU_PFXX_2.0, whole genome shotgun sequence genomic DNA includes:
- the iscu gene encoding iron-sulfur cluster assembly enzyme ISCU, mitochondrial, whose translation MALGSVRNCFASFAFVGRSLTSPEITTVCCYHKKVVDHYENPRNVGSLDKKAKNVGTGLVGAPACGDVMKLQIQVDEEGKIVDARFKTFGCGSAIASSSLATEWVKGKSVAEAMEIKNTDIAKELCLPPVKLHCSMLAEDAIKAALADYKLKQKDEKKVLKANN comes from the exons ATGGCGCTGGGGTCGGTCAGGAATTGTTTCGCGTCCTTTGCGTTTGTCGGCAGAAGCTTGACGTCGCCGGAGATTACAACTGTTTGCTGCTACCACAAAAAA GTGGTGGATCATTATGAAAACCCAAGAAATGTTGGCTCTCTGGATAAGAAGGCGAAGAATGTGGGGACTGGTTTAGTAGGAGCTCCTGCCTGTGGGGATGTCATGAAACTTCAG ATTCAGGTTGATGAGGAGGGAAAGATAGTGGATGCCAGGTTCAAAACGTTTGGTTGTGGATCAGCAATCGCTTCAAGTTCCCTGGCCACAGAATGGGTTAAAGGCAAATCG GTTGCTGAAGCTATGGAAATTAAGAACACCGATATCGCCAAGGAACTGTGTCTTCCACCGGTAAAGCTTCATTGCTCTA tGCTTGCAGAGGATGCCATCAAGGCAGCGCTGGCGGACTACAAACTAAAACAGAAGGATGAGAAGAAAGTGTTGAAGGCTAATAATTAA
- the sart3 gene encoding squamous cell carcinoma antigen recognized by T-cells 3 isoform X1 — MAETGHEAETLLADIKEEEEEEAEEMEREIESGEEEAMGVENSEDEEDDDTSEDERENEAEIQRLEEQLSINAFDYNCHVDLIKLLRQEGKLYRLRKARQKMSELFPLTEEIWLDWLKDEIGLIEGDEAEREKIYELFEKAAKDYICPDIWLEYAQYSIGGMGAAGGINRVRTIFERALTAVGLHMTKGAALWEAFREFEMAIQSTLQPPPGSISSPEQQEQLTVQLQRIHTLFRRQLAIPLMDMESTYNEYSDWTDEGVPEMVAQHYKRALQQLDARRPYEEALLVSEPPKLAEYQSYIEYEMKEGDPARVQIIFERALGENCLVPDLWAKYTTYLDRQLKIKELVLSCHERAVRNCPWTMGLWKSYLLALERHCAEHHIISDVFEKALNAGFIQATDYVEIWQSYLDYLRRRVDFGKEGSRELEELRAAFTRALDYLKQDVEERFTECGDLTCTIMQIWARIEALHCKNMQKARELWDSIMTKGNAKYANMWLEYYNLERSYGDAAHCRKALHRAVQCTSDYPEHVCEVLLTFERVEGSLEDWDAAVQKTESRLNRVNDQRVKAAEKEALQVQQEEERVEQRRKTKAEKKVQKKSQKTNRTGDKRKAEDMVEDEWGEETEHKRHRGEDDASEEQMETESGLFGRHIPPQNKSEPSAARKNQQVVTEVKNTTSRMPDERSDSKSVFVSNLAFNLDDPESKMKAAFGSCGTVLQVRPVFTAKGAFRGYCYVQFEDELAAREALKLDRQEVDGRPMFVSPCVDKSKNPDFKMFKYNTSMEKHKIFISGLPFSCTNEMLEELCKEHGTVKAVRLVTNRSGKPKGLAYVEFENEAQASQAVLKMDRTKLENHTLSVAISNPPARKSEFTPALGGMMPRQIQGIRGKGRTQVSLLPRSLHRQNTPQAKTENGTAAKQQDGMSDGVQAENPTTKPLSNEDFAKMLLKK; from the exons ATGGCGGAAACTGGGCACGAAGCTGAGACGCTCTTAGCTGATAtcaaggaggaggaagaagaggaagccgaggagatggagagagaaattGAGTCCGGAGAAGAAGAGGCAATGGGCGTCGAGAATTCTGAAGACGAAGAGGACGACGACACGTCTGAGGACGAGCGAGAAAATGAAGCAGAAATCCAGCGCTTGGAGGAGCAA CTGTCGATCAATGCATTTGATTATAATTGCCACGTGGACCTGATCAAGCTGCTGAGGCAGGAAGGGAAGCTGTACAGACTGCGCAAGGCCAGGCAGAAGATGAGCGAACTCTTCCCTCTTACTGAAG AGATCTGGCTAGACTGGCTGAAGGACGAAATCGGACTGATTGAGGGCGACGAGGCAGAGCGCGAGAAAATCTACGAGCTCTTCGAGAAAGCTGCAAAAGACTACATCT GTCCTGATATCTGGTTGGAGTACGCTCAGTATTCTATAGGCGGCATGGGGGCAGCGGGAGGCATCAACCGGGTGCGCACCATCTTCGAGAGGGCGCTAACTGCCGTGGGTTTGCACATGACCAAAGGTGCAGCGCTCTGGGAGGCCTTCAGGGAGTTTGAAATGGCCATCCAGTCCACCCTCCAG CCTCCTCCTGGCAGCATCTCGAGTCCTGAGCAACAGGAGCAGCTGACCGTGCAGCTTCAACGAATCCACACACTCTTCAGAAGGCAGCTTGCCATACCTCTAATGG ATATGGAGAGCACGTACAACGAATACTCTGACTGGACGGATGAAGGTGTGCCAGAGATGGTCGCGCAGCACTACAAGCGAGCTCTGCAGCAACTGGACGCTCGCAGGCCTTATGAGGAGGCCCTG TTGGTGTCTGAGCCACCGAAGCTGGCTGAGTACCAGAGTTACATCGAGTATGAGATGAAGGAGGGAGACCCTGCTAGAGTTCAGATCATATTTGAGAGAGCGCTGGGGGAGAATTGCTTAGTTCCAGACCTTTGGGCTAAATATACTACTTATCTG GATCGGCAGTTGAAGATCAAAGAGCTGGTGTTGTCCTGTCATGAAAGGGCTGTCCGGAACTGCCCCTGGACCATGGGCTTGTGGAAAAGCTACCTGTTGGCTCTGGAGAGACACTGTGCAGAGCATCACATAATCTCTG ATGTGTTCGAAAAGGCGCTTAACGCTGGCTTCATACAGGCAACCGATTACGTGGAGATCTGGCAGTCGTACCTGGATTACCTGCGGAGGCGCGTCGATTTTGGCAAAG AAGGGAGCAGAGAGCTAGAGGAGCTGCGGGCAGCTTTCACGCGTGCTCTCGACTACCTGAAGCAAGATGTGGAGGAAC GGTTTACAGAGTGTGGGGATCTGACCTGTACAATAATGCAAATCTGGGCCAGGATAGAG GCTTTGCACTGTAAGAATATGCAGAAAGCTCGAGAACTGTGGGACAGCATCATGACGAAAGGAAATGCTAAGTACGCCAACATGTGGCTCGAGTACTACAATCTGGAAAG GTCTTATGGAGATGCTGCACATTGTAGGAAGGCTCTTCACCGAGCAGTGCAGTGCACGTCAGATTATccagagcatgtgtgtgaagtGCTTCTCACGTTTGAGAGGGTTGAAG GTTCGCTGGAGGACTGGGATGCTGCTGTACAGAAGACAGAGTCTAGACTGAATCGAGTGAATGATCAGAGAGTCAAG GCAGCAGAGAAAGAGGCCCTGCAGGTCCAGCAAGAAGAAGAGCGTGTCGAACAGCGTCGGAAAACCAAGGCCGAAAAGAAAGTGCAGAAAAAGAgccagaaaacaaacagaacaggaGACAAAAGGAAGGCAGAAGACATGGTTGAAGATGAATGGGGAGAAGAGACTG AGCACAAGAGACACAGAGGTGAGGACGATGCATCTGAGGAGCAGATGGAGACAGAAAGCGGATTGTTCGGGCGCCATATTCCTCCGCAAAACAAATCAGAGCCTTCAGCTGCCCGGAAAAACCAGCAGGTGGTGACAGAAGTAAAAAATACAACGTCTAGAATGCCAGACGAACGCAGTGACTCAAAAAGCGTGTTCGTCAGTAATTTAGCCTTCAATCTGGACGACCCCGAGAGCAAAATGAAGGCTGCGTTTGGGAGCTGCGGCACCGTCTTGCAGGTACGACCCGTGTTTACTGCAAAGGGTGCCTTCAGAGGATACTGCTACGTACAGTTTGAGGATGAGCTGGCTGCTCGGGAGGCGCTCAAGCTGGACAGGCAGGAAGTGGATGGACGTCCAATGTTTGTGTCTCCCTGCGTAGACAAGAGCAAAAACCCTGATTTTAAG ATGTTCAAATACAACACATCAATGGAGAAGCACAAAATCTTCATCTCGGGGTTGCCTTTCAGCTGCACTAACGAGATGCTGGAGGAGCTGTGTAAAGAGCACGGCACGGTCAAAGCCGTCCGCCTCGTCACCAACCGCTCCGGCAAACCCAAG GGCCTGGCCTATGTGGAGTTTGAGAATGAGGCGCAGGCGTCTCAGGCCGTGTTAAAGATGGACAGGACGAAGCTGGAGAATCACACGCTCTCTGTGGCCATCAGTAATCCTCCAGCCAGGAAGTCAGAATTCACACCAGCGCTTGGAGGCATGATGCCCCGGCAGATTCAGGGCAT TCGTGGAAAAGGCCGCACGCAGGTGTCTTTACTCCCTCGTTCTCTGCACCGTCAAAACACACCACAGGCGAAAACAGAGAACGGCACTGCAGCCAAACAGCAGGATGGCATGAGCGACGGTGTGCAAGCTGAAAACCCCACGACGAAGCCCCTGTCCAACGAGGATTTTGCAAAGATGCTCCtgaaaaagtga
- the sart3 gene encoding squamous cell carcinoma antigen recognized by T-cells 3 isoform X2, with protein MSELFPLTEEIWLDWLKDEIGLIEGDEAEREKIYELFEKAAKDYICPDIWLEYAQYSIGGMGAAGGINRVRTIFERALTAVGLHMTKGAALWEAFREFEMAIQSTLQPPPGSISSPEQQEQLTVQLQRIHTLFRRQLAIPLMDMESTYNEYSDWTDEGVPEMVAQHYKRALQQLDARRPYEEALLVSEPPKLAEYQSYIEYEMKEGDPARVQIIFERALGENCLVPDLWAKYTTYLDRQLKIKELVLSCHERAVRNCPWTMGLWKSYLLALERHCAEHHIISDVFEKALNAGFIQATDYVEIWQSYLDYLRRRVDFGKEGSRELEELRAAFTRALDYLKQDVEERFTECGDLTCTIMQIWARIEALHCKNMQKARELWDSIMTKGNAKYANMWLEYYNLERSYGDAAHCRKALHRAVQCTSDYPEHVCEVLLTFERVEGSLEDWDAAVQKTESRLNRVNDQRVKAAEKEALQVQQEEERVEQRRKTKAEKKVQKKSQKTNRTGDKRKAEDMVEDEWGEETEHKRHRGEDDASEEQMETESGLFGRHIPPQNKSEPSAARKNQQVVTEVKNTTSRMPDERSDSKSVFVSNLAFNLDDPESKMKAAFGSCGTVLQVRPVFTAKGAFRGYCYVQFEDELAAREALKLDRQEVDGRPMFVSPCVDKSKNPDFKMFKYNTSMEKHKIFISGLPFSCTNEMLEELCKEHGTVKAVRLVTNRSGKPKGLAYVEFENEAQASQAVLKMDRTKLENHTLSVAISNPPARKSEFTPALGGMMPRQIQGIRGKGRTQVSLLPRSLHRQNTPQAKTENGTAAKQQDGMSDGVQAENPTTKPLSNEDFAKMLLKK; from the exons ATGAGCGAACTCTTCCCTCTTACTGAAG AGATCTGGCTAGACTGGCTGAAGGACGAAATCGGACTGATTGAGGGCGACGAGGCAGAGCGCGAGAAAATCTACGAGCTCTTCGAGAAAGCTGCAAAAGACTACATCT GTCCTGATATCTGGTTGGAGTACGCTCAGTATTCTATAGGCGGCATGGGGGCAGCGGGAGGCATCAACCGGGTGCGCACCATCTTCGAGAGGGCGCTAACTGCCGTGGGTTTGCACATGACCAAAGGTGCAGCGCTCTGGGAGGCCTTCAGGGAGTTTGAAATGGCCATCCAGTCCACCCTCCAG CCTCCTCCTGGCAGCATCTCGAGTCCTGAGCAACAGGAGCAGCTGACCGTGCAGCTTCAACGAATCCACACACTCTTCAGAAGGCAGCTTGCCATACCTCTAATGG ATATGGAGAGCACGTACAACGAATACTCTGACTGGACGGATGAAGGTGTGCCAGAGATGGTCGCGCAGCACTACAAGCGAGCTCTGCAGCAACTGGACGCTCGCAGGCCTTATGAGGAGGCCCTG TTGGTGTCTGAGCCACCGAAGCTGGCTGAGTACCAGAGTTACATCGAGTATGAGATGAAGGAGGGAGACCCTGCTAGAGTTCAGATCATATTTGAGAGAGCGCTGGGGGAGAATTGCTTAGTTCCAGACCTTTGGGCTAAATATACTACTTATCTG GATCGGCAGTTGAAGATCAAAGAGCTGGTGTTGTCCTGTCATGAAAGGGCTGTCCGGAACTGCCCCTGGACCATGGGCTTGTGGAAAAGCTACCTGTTGGCTCTGGAGAGACACTGTGCAGAGCATCACATAATCTCTG ATGTGTTCGAAAAGGCGCTTAACGCTGGCTTCATACAGGCAACCGATTACGTGGAGATCTGGCAGTCGTACCTGGATTACCTGCGGAGGCGCGTCGATTTTGGCAAAG AAGGGAGCAGAGAGCTAGAGGAGCTGCGGGCAGCTTTCACGCGTGCTCTCGACTACCTGAAGCAAGATGTGGAGGAAC GGTTTACAGAGTGTGGGGATCTGACCTGTACAATAATGCAAATCTGGGCCAGGATAGAG GCTTTGCACTGTAAGAATATGCAGAAAGCTCGAGAACTGTGGGACAGCATCATGACGAAAGGAAATGCTAAGTACGCCAACATGTGGCTCGAGTACTACAATCTGGAAAG GTCTTATGGAGATGCTGCACATTGTAGGAAGGCTCTTCACCGAGCAGTGCAGTGCACGTCAGATTATccagagcatgtgtgtgaagtGCTTCTCACGTTTGAGAGGGTTGAAG GTTCGCTGGAGGACTGGGATGCTGCTGTACAGAAGACAGAGTCTAGACTGAATCGAGTGAATGATCAGAGAGTCAAG GCAGCAGAGAAAGAGGCCCTGCAGGTCCAGCAAGAAGAAGAGCGTGTCGAACAGCGTCGGAAAACCAAGGCCGAAAAGAAAGTGCAGAAAAAGAgccagaaaacaaacagaacaggaGACAAAAGGAAGGCAGAAGACATGGTTGAAGATGAATGGGGAGAAGAGACTG AGCACAAGAGACACAGAGGTGAGGACGATGCATCTGAGGAGCAGATGGAGACAGAAAGCGGATTGTTCGGGCGCCATATTCCTCCGCAAAACAAATCAGAGCCTTCAGCTGCCCGGAAAAACCAGCAGGTGGTGACAGAAGTAAAAAATACAACGTCTAGAATGCCAGACGAACGCAGTGACTCAAAAAGCGTGTTCGTCAGTAATTTAGCCTTCAATCTGGACGACCCCGAGAGCAAAATGAAGGCTGCGTTTGGGAGCTGCGGCACCGTCTTGCAGGTACGACCCGTGTTTACTGCAAAGGGTGCCTTCAGAGGATACTGCTACGTACAGTTTGAGGATGAGCTGGCTGCTCGGGAGGCGCTCAAGCTGGACAGGCAGGAAGTGGATGGACGTCCAATGTTTGTGTCTCCCTGCGTAGACAAGAGCAAAAACCCTGATTTTAAG ATGTTCAAATACAACACATCAATGGAGAAGCACAAAATCTTCATCTCGGGGTTGCCTTTCAGCTGCACTAACGAGATGCTGGAGGAGCTGTGTAAAGAGCACGGCACGGTCAAAGCCGTCCGCCTCGTCACCAACCGCTCCGGCAAACCCAAG GGCCTGGCCTATGTGGAGTTTGAGAATGAGGCGCAGGCGTCTCAGGCCGTGTTAAAGATGGACAGGACGAAGCTGGAGAATCACACGCTCTCTGTGGCCATCAGTAATCCTCCAGCCAGGAAGTCAGAATTCACACCAGCGCTTGGAGGCATGATGCCCCGGCAGATTCAGGGCAT TCGTGGAAAAGGCCGCACGCAGGTGTCTTTACTCCCTCGTTCTCTGCACCGTCAAAACACACCACAGGCGAAAACAGAGAACGGCACTGCAGCCAAACAGCAGGATGGCATGAGCGACGGTGTGCAAGCTGAAAACCCCACGACGAAGCCCCTGTCCAACGAGGATTTTGCAAAGATGCTCCtgaaaaagtga
- the ficd gene encoding protein adenylyltransferase FICD, which produces MAAITVLRHVSASPLLWGWGPVLFVLLGSVLVLLLPLVGVEENCCTKLRGIALLRCHLWGDTHRAVGHSTSLTVPYTALELLPQKPKPSKDSQLESKAALLLALEMKKQGKREKAHKLLVHSLNMNPGFVDALTELGTLLEEEKDVVQAEHLYRKALAISPCHQRALVSRDRTLPLVEEIDQRHFGIIDAKVQRLISIPKGNSALRRVMEETYYHHIYHTVAIEGNTLTLSEIRHIIETHYAVPGRSLHEQNEAVGVDAAMKYINNTLLSRTDAITINDILEIHRRVLGYTDPVEGGRFRVSQVFVGHHIPPHPSEVERHMEELIHWLNSDEALHLHPVEFAALAHYKIVYIHPFLDGNGRTSRLLMNLVLMQANYPPITIRKEQRAEYYAALDTANEGDVRPFIRFIAKCTEITLDTLLIATTENAVGLPDDSNHARPDCKQTISVHN; this is translated from the exons ATGGCAGCTATAACTGTGTTGCGTCACGTCAGCGCTAGTCCTCTGCTATGGGGATGGGGGCCTGTACTCTTCGTCCTGTTGGGTTCAGTGTTGGTTCTGCTGCTGCCTCTGGTGGGTGTAGAGGAGAATTGCTGTACAAAATTGAGAGGCATCGCCCTCTTGCGCTGCCATCTATGGGGCGACACCCATCGTGCAGTGGGGCACTCGACCAGCCTCACTGTACCCTACACTGCACTTGAGCTCCTGCCTCAAAAGCCGAAGCCCAGTAAAG ATTCACAGTTGGAATCAAAGGCAGCTCTTCTTCTGGCCCTGGAGATGAAGAAACAAGGGAAAAGGGAGAAGGCGCACAAACTTCTTGTTCACTCGCTCAACATGAACCCAGGTTTTGTGGATGCCTTGACCGAGCTAGGTACCCTCCTAGAGGAGGAGAAGGACGTGGTCCAAGCTGAGCACCTGTACAGGAAAGCGCTTGCCATTTCACCCTGTCACCAGAGGGCACTGGTGAGCCGTGATCGGACGCTCCCTCTAGTGGAGGAAATTGACCAGCGTCACTTTGGCATTATCGATGCCAAAGTGCAACGTCTCATCTCCATTCCAAAAGGCAATTCTGCTCTTCGCAGGGTTATGGAGGAGACATATTACCACCATATCTACCATACTGTGGCCATCGAGGGCAACACACTGACTCTGTCTGAGATCCGCCACATCATTGAGACCCACTACGCTGTGCCAGGGAGGAGCCTCCATGAGCAGAACGAAGCTGTTGGTGTCGATGCCGCCATGAAGTACATCAACAACACACTACTTTCACGCACTGATGCCATCACCATCAACGATATCCTGGAGATCCACCGGCGAGTGCTGGGATACACAGATCCAGTGGAAGGGGGGCGATTCAGGGTCAGCCAAGTGTTTGTAGGCCACCACATACCACCTCATCCGAGCGAGGTGGAGCGGCACATGGAGGAGCTAATACATTGGCTTAATTCAGATGAAGCGCTGCACCTTCACCCAGTGGAATTTGCTGCTCTGGCGCACTATAAAATTGTCTATATACACCCATTCTTGGATGGGAATGGAAGGACCTCAAGGCTTCTGATGAACTTGGTGCTGATGCAGGCAAATTACCCACCAATCACCATCCGGAAAGAGCAAAGGGCCGAGTATTACGCCGCCTTGGACACAGCTAACGAGGGTGACGTTCGCCCGTTCATCCGTTTTATTGCCAAGTGTACAGAGATCACTCTGGACACACTGCTCATAGCTACCACTGAAAATGCAGTGGGTTTGCCTGATGATAGCAATCACGCTCGTCCTGACTGCAAACAGACTATATCGGTGCATAACTAA